One genomic window of Thalassolituus hydrocarboniclasticus includes the following:
- a CDS encoding PA4780 family RIO1-like protein kinase — translation MKIPKRLQPLVDDGLIDEVIRPLMSGKEASVYVVRCGDEIRCAKVYKEADKRSFKQAVQYQEGRKVRNSRRQRAMEKGSKFGRKQQEDAWHNAEVEALYRLARAGVRVPAPYGCFDGVLLMELVTDEAGNVAPRLNDVAMSEEQALEDHYEVMHYVKLMLVEGLVHGDLSEFNVLVDDYGPVIIDLPQAVDAAANNHARSMLQRDVDNMTNYYAQYAPQLSATRYAQEMWALYEEGELLPDTELSGEFADSEESADVATVLDEIKAVLAEEEARRARLKEAEEGDD, via the coding sequence ATGAAAATACCAAAACGATTACAACCCCTGGTGGATGATGGCCTGATCGACGAAGTCATCCGCCCGCTGATGAGTGGCAAGGAAGCTTCTGTTTACGTAGTACGCTGTGGCGACGAAATCCGCTGCGCCAAAGTGTATAAAGAAGCCGATAAACGCAGTTTTAAGCAGGCTGTGCAATATCAGGAGGGCCGTAAAGTCCGTAATTCAAGGCGTCAGCGCGCCATGGAAAAAGGCTCAAAATTCGGCCGTAAGCAGCAGGAAGATGCCTGGCACAATGCCGAAGTTGAAGCGCTGTATCGTCTGGCCCGTGCCGGCGTACGGGTTCCTGCACCTTATGGCTGTTTTGATGGCGTACTGTTAATGGAACTGGTCACGGATGAGGCCGGTAACGTAGCACCACGCCTGAACGACGTCGCCATGAGCGAAGAGCAGGCGCTGGAAGATCATTACGAAGTCATGCATTACGTTAAATTAATGCTGGTCGAAGGTCTGGTACACGGTGATTTATCCGAATTTAACGTTCTGGTCGACGATTATGGTCCGGTGATTATCGACCTGCCGCAGGCCGTGGATGCCGCCGCCAATAACCATGCCCGCAGCATGCTGCAGCGCGACGTCGACAATATGACCAATTACTACGCACAGTATGCGCCGCAATTAAGCGCTACACGTTATGCTCAGGAAATGTGGGCATTATACGAAGAAGGCGAATTACTGCCCGACACCGAACTCAGCGGCGAATTTGCCGACAGCGAAGAAAGTGCCGACGTGGCTACCGTACTGGATGAAATCAAAGCCGTACTGGCCGAAGAAGAAGCACGCCGCGCACGCCTGAAAGAAGCCGAAGAAGGTGACGACTGA
- a CDS encoding saccharopine dehydrogenase family protein: MTATSPDTATPHFDLIVFGATSFVGQILTRYLAETYGLNGELKWAIAGRSESKLQSVRGSLVPVLGDEAKHLPILLADAARDEQVRALCEQTNVIVSTVGPYALYGEPLVKACAESGTDYCDLTGEPQWIKRMLEKYEASAKASGARIVHCCGFDSVPSDMGVYFLQAEAQKAWNGKTASRIKMRVKAAKGGMSGGTVASIIQLTKEVMADPALRKELANPYSLCPPEHGFRARQINQKGVEKDTDLLSWSVPFIMAAINTRVVHRSNALRNKLYGDNFMYDEAMLTGGGAKGYALAAALVGGMGTFMIGAALKPSRWLLEKYVLPKPGEGPTPKQQQEGYFDIRFIGRSDDGQTIITRVKGKGDPGYGSTAKVLGQAASGLALDFYRDGKKCDREGGFWTPASMFDERFIQRLQDKADLSFEVLA; the protein is encoded by the coding sequence ATGACAGCCACCAGCCCTGATACGGCCACACCTCATTTCGATTTGATTGTGTTTGGCGCCACCAGTTTTGTCGGCCAGATTCTGACCCGCTATCTGGCGGAAACCTACGGCCTTAATGGCGAACTGAAATGGGCCATTGCCGGCCGTTCAGAAAGCAAACTGCAGTCGGTGCGCGGCAGCCTGGTGCCGGTACTGGGAGACGAGGCCAAACACCTGCCGATTCTGCTGGCCGATGCTGCGCGCGATGAGCAGGTACGCGCCCTGTGCGAACAGACCAATGTCATTGTCTCCACCGTTGGTCCTTACGCCCTGTATGGCGAACCGCTGGTCAAAGCCTGCGCTGAAAGCGGCACCGACTACTGCGATTTAACCGGCGAGCCACAGTGGATCAAACGCATGCTGGAAAAATACGAAGCCAGCGCCAAGGCCTCCGGTGCACGCATTGTGCATTGCTGCGGCTTCGACTCAGTGCCTTCCGATATGGGCGTTTATTTTTTGCAGGCCGAAGCGCAAAAGGCCTGGAATGGAAAAACTGCCAGCCGCATTAAAATGCGCGTAAAAGCCGCCAAAGGCGGTATGTCCGGTGGTACCGTGGCCAGTATTATCCAGCTCACTAAAGAAGTAATGGCCGATCCGGCACTGCGTAAGGAGCTGGCTAACCCCTATTCCCTTTGTCCGCCGGAGCACGGTTTCCGCGCCCGTCAGATCAACCAGAAAGGTGTTGAAAAGGACACCGACCTGCTCAGCTGGTCTGTGCCTTTTATTATGGCCGCCATTAACACCCGCGTGGTGCACCGCTCCAACGCCCTGCGCAACAAACTCTATGGCGACAATTTTATGTACGACGAAGCCATGCTTACCGGCGGCGGCGCCAAGGGTTACGCACTGGCGGCAGCACTGGTTGGTGGTATGGGCACCTTTATGATCGGTGCGGCGTTAAAGCCCAGCCGCTGGTTGCTGGAAAAATACGTACTGCCCAAGCCCGGTGAAGGCCCGACGCCAAAACAGCAGCAGGAAGGCTATTTTGATATCCGCTTTATCGGCCGCAGCGACGATGGACAGACCATCATCACCCGCGTAAAAGGCAAAGGTGACCCGGGTTATGGCTCCACCGCCAAAGTGCTGGGTCAGGCGGCCAGCGGGCTGGCGCTTGATTTTTACCGCGACGGCAAAAAATGCGATCGCGAAGGCGGCTTCTGGACTCCGGCCTCCATGTTTGACGAACGTTTTATCCAGCGCCTGCAGGATAAAGCCGATCTGAGCTTCGAAGTTCTGGCCTGA
- a CDS encoding DoxX family protein, which translates to MNTQLIQRVLNTNAGLAALALRIPVGLILAAHGSQKLFAWFGGYGLEGTGQWMASIGLEPGYLMALLAGSAEFFGGLALVFGLLTRPAALVSAFTMLIAIFSVHISNGLFMSNNGYEYALTLFAVTVALAIQGGGALSVDRVLAERLR; encoded by the coding sequence ATGAACACTCAACTGATTCAACGCGTACTGAACACCAATGCAGGACTGGCCGCTCTGGCTCTGCGTATTCCGGTTGGCCTGATTCTGGCGGCCCACGGATCGCAGAAACTGTTCGCCTGGTTTGGTGGTTACGGCCTGGAAGGCACCGGACAATGGATGGCCAGCATCGGTCTGGAACCGGGTTATCTGATGGCCTTGCTGGCCGGCAGTGCCGAGTTCTTCGGTGGTCTGGCGCTGGTCTTTGGTCTGCTTACCCGTCCGGCGGCTCTGGTCAGCGCCTTTACCATGCTGATTGCAATCTTCAGCGTGCATATCAGCAATGGTCTGTTTATGAGCAATAACGGCTACGAATACGCGCTGACCCTGTTTGCAGTAACCGTTGCGCTGGCGATTCAGGGCGGTGGTGCACTGTCGGTTGACCGTGTGCTGGCGGAGCGTCTGCGCTGA
- a CDS encoding glutathione S-transferase family protein produces the protein MLVNGVWTADWQPVQAKDKDGRFIRQTSSFRHWITADGSAGPSGDGGFKAEAGRYHLYVAYICPWASRTLMVRELKQLQELISVSVVNPVLTEQGWAFGGYPGADTDELNGAQYMHELYSRADSQFTGRATVPVLWDKKTGTIVNNESADILRMLNSAFDHLTGNTLNLYPQALAGTIDELNARIYTELNNGVYQAGFASSQAAYNEAYGRVFAMLDELECQLSDGRAYLLGDVLTETDIRTFVTLVRFDAAYHGLFKCNRNTLASMSALHAYMQRVGALPGVAATVNIDHIKAGYYSIKTLNPSGIVPLGPDSILN, from the coding sequence ATGTTAGTGAACGGTGTGTGGACTGCCGACTGGCAGCCGGTGCAGGCAAAAGATAAAGACGGGCGTTTTATCCGTCAGACATCGTCATTCCGCCACTGGATCACCGCTGATGGCAGTGCCGGGCCAAGCGGTGATGGCGGCTTTAAGGCGGAGGCCGGGCGTTACCATCTGTACGTGGCTTATATCTGCCCCTGGGCGTCGCGCACGCTGATGGTGCGCGAGTTAAAACAACTGCAGGAACTGATCAGCGTCAGTGTGGTGAATCCGGTATTGACGGAGCAGGGCTGGGCCTTTGGTGGTTATCCGGGAGCCGATACCGATGAGCTTAACGGCGCGCAGTATATGCATGAACTGTACAGCCGTGCTGACAGCCAGTTTACCGGGCGGGCGACGGTGCCGGTGCTGTGGGATAAAAAGACCGGCACCATTGTGAATAATGAGTCGGCTGATATTTTGCGTATGCTGAACAGTGCTTTTGATCATCTGACCGGTAATACGCTGAATCTGTATCCGCAGGCGCTGGCGGGGACAATCGATGAGCTGAATGCGCGCATTTACACTGAGCTGAATAACGGTGTGTATCAGGCCGGTTTTGCCTCCTCGCAGGCGGCTTATAACGAGGCGTATGGGCGCGTGTTCGCCATGCTCGATGAGCTGGAATGTCAGCTGTCTGATGGCAGGGCGTATTTATTGGGTGATGTTTTAACAGAAACCGATATCCGCACTTTTGTGACACTGGTGCGCTTTGATGCGGCCTATCACGGTCTGTTTAAGTGCAACCGCAATACGCTGGCCAGTATGAGCGCTTTGCATGCCTATATGCAGCGGGTGGGCGCTTTGCCGGGCGTGGCAGCAACCGTGAATATCGATCATATCAAGGCCGGCTATTACTCCATTAAGACGCTTAACCCATCGGGGATTGTGCCGCTGGGGCCGGACAGTATTCTGAACTGA
- a CDS encoding LysR family transcriptional regulator yields MDRIDSLKAFVAVVSEGSFARAAERLDLSPQLVSKYVSQLEAHLNTRLFNRTTRQVSITEAGSACFQRAQQILADMDDLENQLGELQNTARGVLRISAPVSFAISHLAKPLTEFQAQWPDVRIDLQLNDRKVDIIEEGFDIALRIGRLQSSSLIARHIAPIRLVTCASPDYLKQYGTPQSRAELKDHRYLHYSYASEETILVPGAGLSGQLNSAFQANNGNVLTQAAINGAGIVVQPTFIAGPAIREGKLQVILQGSEPAPIGLYAVYAHRQLLSGKVRSFLDFISDYYGDMPYWDDFS; encoded by the coding sequence ATGGATCGCATCGACAGCCTGAAAGCCTTTGTTGCCGTCGTCAGCGAGGGTTCCTTTGCCCGCGCCGCCGAAAGACTCGATCTGAGCCCGCAGCTGGTCAGCAAATACGTGTCGCAACTTGAAGCGCATCTGAATACCCGCCTGTTTAACCGCACCACCCGTCAGGTCAGCATTACCGAGGCCGGCAGCGCCTGTTTTCAGCGCGCGCAGCAGATACTGGCCGATATGGATGATCTGGAAAATCAGCTCGGCGAGCTGCAGAACACAGCGCGCGGCGTATTACGCATCAGCGCGCCGGTATCTTTTGCCATCAGCCATCTGGCAAAACCGCTGACCGAATTTCAGGCGCAATGGCCGGATGTGCGCATCGATCTGCAACTGAACGACCGCAAGGTGGATATTATTGAAGAAGGTTTCGATATTGCCCTGCGCATCGGCCGCCTGCAAAGCTCGTCACTCATTGCCCGGCACATCGCACCAATAAGACTGGTGACCTGCGCCTCGCCGGACTATTTAAAACAGTACGGAACCCCACAAAGCCGCGCAGAGCTGAAAGACCATCGTTATCTGCATTACAGCTACGCCTCGGAAGAAACCATTCTGGTGCCCGGAGCCGGTTTAAGCGGCCAGCTTAACAGCGCCTTTCAGGCGAATAACGGTAATGTATTAACCCAGGCCGCCATTAACGGCGCAGGCATTGTGGTACAGCCCACCTTTATTGCCGGGCCGGCGATACGGGAAGGAAAACTGCAGGTGATTTTACAAGGCTCAGAACCCGCCCCCATCGGCCTGTATGCGGTGTATGCGCACCGCCAGTTATTATCCGGCAAGGTGCGCAGTTTTCTCGACTTTATCAGCGATTATTACGGCGACATGCCCTACTGGGATGATTTTTCCTGA
- the arsB gene encoding ACR3 family arsenite efflux transporter translates to MGIFERFLTLWVGAGMVLGVVLGLLLPDLFASIAALEVARVNLVVAVLIWLMIYPMMIQIDFSAIKNVGKKPQGLLLTLVINWLIKPFSMALLGWLFFKVFFAGLVDAQTASEYIAGMILLGVAPCTAMVFVWSQLTKGDANYTLVQVSVNDLIMIFAFAPIAAFLLGVSDIQVPWQTLLISVLLYVVLPLVAGVLTRKWLSADRHSERLAHFMAAIKPFSVLGLISTVVILFALQAQTIVAKPFDILLIAIPLMLQTYGIFFIAYFIARRMRLAHNIAAPACMIGTSNFFELAVAVAISLFGLHSGAALATVVGVLVEVPVMLSLVAFANKTRHWFPAVQLNEDKL, encoded by the coding sequence ATGGGTATTTTTGAACGTTTTTTAACCCTGTGGGTAGGCGCCGGCATGGTATTGGGTGTGGTACTTGGGCTGTTATTGCCTGATCTGTTTGCCAGTATTGCGGCGCTGGAAGTGGCGCGGGTAAATCTGGTGGTGGCGGTATTAATCTGGCTGATGATTTATCCGATGATGATCCAGATTGATTTTTCGGCCATTAAAAATGTCGGTAAAAAGCCACAGGGACTGCTGCTGACGCTGGTGATTAACTGGCTGATTAAACCGTTCAGCATGGCCTTGCTGGGCTGGTTATTTTTTAAAGTCTTTTTCGCCGGGCTGGTCGATGCCCAGACCGCCAGTGAATACATTGCCGGGATGATTTTACTGGGTGTTGCACCCTGTACGGCGATGGTGTTTGTCTGGAGTCAGTTAACCAAAGGCGATGCCAATTACACTCTGGTGCAGGTGTCGGTTAACGATCTGATTATGATTTTTGCCTTTGCCCCTATTGCTGCTTTCCTGCTCGGCGTATCCGATATTCAGGTGCCGTGGCAGACCCTGCTGATCTCGGTGCTGTTGTATGTGGTGCTGCCATTGGTGGCCGGGGTACTGACCCGCAAGTGGTTATCGGCTGATCGTCATAGCGAGCGTCTGGCGCACTTTATGGCGGCGATCAAACCCTTTTCTGTTCTTGGTCTGATCAGTACCGTGGTGATTCTGTTTGCCCTGCAGGCGCAGACCATTGTCGCTAAGCCTTTTGACATTCTGCTGATTGCCATTCCGTTGATGCTACAGACTTACGGCATCTTTTTTATTGCCTATTTTATTGCCCGCAGAATGCGTCTGGCGCATAACATTGCCGCGCCTGCGTGCATGATCGGCACCAGTAATTTCTTTGAGCTGGCGGTTGCGGTGGCCATCTCGCTGTTTGGTCTGCATTCCGGTGCAGCGCTGGCGACGGTGGTGGGGGTGCTGGTGGAAGTCCCGGTGATGTTATCGCTGGTGGCCTTTGCCAATAAAACCCGTCACTGGTTTCCGGCAGTCCAGCTGAATGAGGATAAACTATGA
- a CDS encoding DUF599 domain-containing protein: MLTHLGSVVYLERGCMSEIGLINWLSLAWFIGCWVAYTQFAKYKAKTSASLSSVLHVHRINWMRRLLQREVRVGDAALLANLERNVNFFASSCVLILAGLLTALTAVDKVEGMLSGVSFAVVDTLLALELKILTLIGVFIYAFFTFTWSMRQFGFASVLVGAAPLPGDDSVTAAERRSFAIYGAKIIDQASRSYNYGLRSFYFSLAILTWFIHPWAFIAAAALVVVVLYEREFLSNSLEALKKVENVGDKLFKDDKELSRY, encoded by the coding sequence ATGCTGACGCATCTTGGTTCTGTTGTTTATCTGGAGCGCGGCTGCATGTCGGAAATTGGTTTAATTAACTGGCTCAGCCTGGCCTGGTTTATCGGTTGTTGGGTAGCCTATACCCAGTTTGCCAAGTACAAAGCGAAAACGTCGGCCTCACTGTCGTCTGTGTTGCACGTGCACCGTATTAACTGGATGCGGCGCCTGCTGCAGCGCGAAGTGCGGGTGGGGGATGCCGCGCTGCTGGCTAATCTTGAGCGTAACGTTAATTTCTTCGCCTCTTCCTGTGTGCTGATTCTTGCGGGTTTGCTGACTGCGCTGACTGCCGTTGATAAAGTTGAGGGCATGTTGTCCGGAGTGTCGTTTGCGGTAGTCGATACCTTACTGGCGCTGGAACTGAAAATCCTGACTTTAATCGGTGTGTTTATTTACGCCTTCTTCACCTTTACCTGGTCGATGCGTCAGTTTGGCTTTGCCTCCGTGCTGGTGGGCGCAGCCCCGTTACCGGGCGATGATTCGGTAACCGCGGCCGAGCGCCGCAGCTTTGCGATTTACGGCGCTAAAATCATTGATCAGGCCAGCCGCAGTTATAACTACGGGTTGCGCTCCTTTTATTTTTCACTCGCCATTCTGACCTGGTTTATCCATCCCTGGGCGTTTATTGCCGCAGCAGCACTGGTGGTGGTGGTGCTGTATGAGCGGGAGTTTTTGTCAAACTCGCTGGAAGCGCTGAAAAAGGTTGAGAATGTCGGCGATAAGTTATTTAAAGACGATAAAGAACTGTCGCGTTACTGA
- a CDS encoding cold-shock protein, which produces MSNQITGTVKWFNEAKGFGFIEQENGPDVFAHFKAITGTGFKTLAEGQKVKFTVTQGQKGPQAEDIIPL; this is translated from the coding sequence ATGTCTAATCAAATCACCGGCACTGTAAAATGGTTTAACGAAGCTAAAGGTTTTGGTTTCATCGAACAGGAAAACGGTCCAGACGTTTTCGCTCACTTCAAAGCGATCACTGGTACTGGTTTCAAAACTCTGGCTGAAGGCCAGAAAGTTAAGTTTACTGTTACTCAGGGCCAGAAAGGTCCTCAGGCAGAAGACATTATCCCTCTGTAA
- a CDS encoding DUF6942 family protein, with product MSNQRIGLGDADAGIQIFIANRPPLAEYQQLQAMQPLQRGDIARIASETGNHWRKIFNVYAKLIFALQQAGINGDNNQEVSGFTRWQDLRDQQLLQAGSGQALLFSPPELNRDTTKIRLLLAKGYAQTLGLSSELIWLDNDFALHKASGLVLCPYFDYRQLSDIKIQRLVEWLKQRTER from the coding sequence ATGAGTAATCAGAGAATTGGCCTCGGTGACGCTGACGCCGGTATTCAGATATTTATCGCCAACCGTCCGCCGCTGGCGGAATACCAGCAATTGCAGGCCATGCAGCCCCTGCAGCGCGGAGATATTGCCCGTATCGCCAGTGAAACCGGCAATCATTGGCGCAAGATTTTTAATGTGTACGCCAAGCTGATCTTTGCCCTGCAGCAGGCCGGTATTAACGGAGATAACAATCAGGAAGTGTCTGGTTTTACACGCTGGCAGGATCTGCGCGATCAGCAGTTATTGCAGGCGGGCAGTGGCCAGGCGTTGTTATTTTCGCCGCCGGAGCTGAATCGGGATACGACAAAAATCCGTTTATTACTGGCTAAAGGCTATGCCCAGACTCTGGGCTTAAGTAGCGAGCTGATCTGGCTGGATAACGACTTCGCCCTGCATAAAGCGTCAGGGCTGGTGTTGTGCCCGTATTTTGATTACCGCCAGTTGTCGGATATTAAAATTCAGCGCTTGGTTGAGTGGTTAAAGCAGAGAACGGAGCGGTGA
- the arsH gene encoding arsenical resistance protein ArsH, whose amino-acid sequence MSDLPNLIPELFKVPAADELFSRQPASHKPRILLLYGSLRSRSFSRLVVEESVRLLEAMGAETRVFNPSGLPLPDDSDDSHPKVQELRELVNWSEGMVWCSPERHGAMTGIMKAQIDWIPLNMGAVRPTQGKTLAVMQVCGGSQSFNAVNQLRVLGRWMRMLTIPNQSSVAKAWAEFDDNDRMKPSPYYDRIVDVLEELLKFTLLTRDRNDYLLDRYSERKESAEELMKRVNQRSI is encoded by the coding sequence ATGAGCGATTTACCGAACCTGATACCGGAGTTATTTAAAGTACCGGCCGCTGACGAATTATTTTCCCGTCAGCCAGCGAGTCATAAGCCGCGGATTCTGCTGCTCTACGGCTCACTGCGCAGTCGCTCGTTCAGCCGGCTGGTGGTGGAAGAAAGTGTGCGCTTATTAGAGGCCATGGGGGCCGAAACCCGGGTATTTAATCCCAGCGGTTTACCGCTGCCGGACGACAGTGACGACAGCCACCCGAAAGTGCAGGAATTACGCGAGCTGGTGAACTGGAGTGAAGGCATGGTGTGGTGCTCGCCGGAACGCCACGGTGCTATGACCGGCATTATGAAAGCACAGATTGACTGGATTCCGCTGAATATGGGCGCGGTGCGGCCTACGCAGGGTAAAACGCTGGCGGTTATGCAGGTGTGTGGTGGTTCGCAGTCGTTTAATGCGGTGAATCAGCTGCGCGTGTTAGGCCGTTGGATGCGGATGCTGACTATCCCGAATCAATCATCGGTGGCCAAAGCCTGGGCCGAATTTGATGATAATGACCGTATGAAGCCATCGCCGTATTACGACCGTATTGTCGATGTACTGGAAGAGCTGCTGAAATTTACGCTGCTAACCCGCGACCGCAATGATTACCTGCTGGACCGTTATTCCGAGCGCAAAGAAAGCGCGGAAGAATTAATGAAGCGGGTTAATCAGCGTTCAATATGA
- a CDS encoding alpha/beta hydrolase, translating into MPTVHSAAEPRPPIVFIHGMWCGPEVFEPYRQFFTERGYQCYTPALRQHDIQDNESTALGQLSLRDYAADLEAFIRTLPQRPVLIGHSMGGLLAQMLCARQSATSAVLICPASPAGVHALTASVVRSFFTVMTRWGFWKKPNKLSPAAARYALFNRLPDDAAQDAYQQMRYESGRAAFEIGFWLLDRNKASRVDERKVIQPLLVISGADDHITPAAINKKVAARYANAKYRCYPNHAHWLIAEPGWQSIAGDIADWLEQQHGQNA; encoded by the coding sequence ATGCCAACCGTTCACAGCGCAGCAGAACCGCGTCCACCCATCGTTTTTATTCACGGCATGTGGTGCGGGCCAGAGGTATTTGAGCCCTACCGGCAATTTTTTACTGAGCGCGGTTACCAGTGCTATACCCCGGCATTGCGTCAGCACGATATTCAGGACAACGAAAGCACAGCGCTTGGTCAACTCAGTCTGCGCGACTATGCCGCCGATCTGGAAGCTTTTATCCGCACGCTGCCACAACGGCCGGTGCTGATTGGTCACTCTATGGGAGGATTGCTGGCGCAAATGCTGTGTGCACGTCAATCAGCAACGTCTGCGGTGTTAATCTGCCCGGCATCACCGGCCGGCGTACACGCTCTGACAGCATCCGTTGTGCGCAGCTTTTTTACGGTGATGACGCGCTGGGGTTTCTGGAAAAAGCCCAACAAACTCTCTCCGGCAGCAGCGCGTTATGCCCTCTTTAATCGCCTGCCGGATGACGCAGCACAGGATGCTTATCAGCAAATGCGTTATGAAAGCGGTCGCGCCGCCTTCGAAATTGGTTTCTGGTTGCTTGACCGGAATAAGGCTAGCCGGGTTGATGAGCGCAAAGTGATCCAGCCGTTACTGGTCATCTCCGGCGCCGACGACCACATCACCCCTGCGGCCATCAATAAAAAAGTCGCTGCGCGCTATGCCAACGCCAAATATCGCTGCTACCCGAATCATGCTCATTGGCTGATTGCCGAGCCCGGCTGGCAAAGCATTGCCGGAGATATCGCGGACTGGCTTGAGCAGCAGCACGGGCAGAACGCATAA
- a CDS encoding metalloregulator ArsR/SmtB family transcription factor, which yields MSPLTLFKCLNDETRLVMVLLLQQHGELCVCDLMAALEESQPKISRHLAQLRTAQLLSSEKRGQWVYYRLHPQLPEWAVQVLETTLAANHDFIAPYVKRCSALTGANSSSCC from the coding sequence GTGAGCCCGTTAACCCTGTTCAAGTGTCTGAATGATGAAACCCGGCTGGTGATGGTGCTGTTGCTGCAACAGCACGGCGAGTTGTGTGTGTGCGATTTAATGGCGGCGCTGGAAGAAAGCCAGCCGAAAATTTCCCGCCATCTGGCGCAATTACGCACGGCGCAATTACTCAGCAGCGAAAAACGCGGCCAGTGGGTGTATTACCGTCTGCATCCGCAACTGCCTGAATGGGCTGTGCAGGTGCTCGAAACCACGCTGGCGGCTAATCATGATTTTATTGCCCCTTACGTCAAACGCTGCAGCGCGCTGACTGGGGCAAATTCGTCTTCCTGCTGCTGA
- a CDS encoding MBL fold metallo-hydrolase, whose translation MIQHAAGIMQIDADYVAHGLASVYLIRQGDRLALIETGTAHTVPHVLAAIAEQGLTPEHLDWIILTHIHLDHAAGAGALMAKCPNAKLVVHPRGAAHMINPEKLEAGTMAVYGEDNYRKLYGALIPVAAERVVEAAEGFTLNFNGRTFTFFDTPGHALHHVCIHDSLSNALFSGDTFGVSYRIFDTAEGGVLLFVTTTPVHFDPQAMRASIERIAALEPAAVYLTHYGPVAADNTNVAQLLASLDAFVAIANAEKEQKEGRVERMAAAILDWLMARAQELNPALDDALRRRWLATDARLNAQGLEVWLSRQEKSSQ comes from the coding sequence ATGATTCAGCATGCTGCAGGCATTATGCAGATCGACGCCGATTACGTTGCGCACGGTCTGGCCAGTGTTTATTTAATCCGTCAGGGCGACCGCCTGGCATTAATCGAAACCGGCACCGCGCATACGGTGCCGCATGTACTGGCGGCGATTGCCGAACAGGGGTTAACGCCGGAGCATCTGGACTGGATTATTCTTACCCATATTCACCTTGATCATGCAGCCGGTGCCGGGGCGTTAATGGCGAAATGTCCGAACGCGAAACTGGTGGTTCATCCGCGCGGTGCAGCGCATATGATTAATCCGGAAAAACTCGAAGCCGGCACGATGGCGGTGTACGGCGAAGACAATTACCGCAAATTATACGGTGCGTTAATTCCGGTGGCCGCAGAACGGGTGGTTGAGGCGGCCGAGGGTTTTACACTGAATTTTAATGGCCGTACCTTTACTTTTTTCGATACGCCGGGGCATGCGCTGCACCATGTGTGCATTCACGATTCGCTGAGTAATGCGCTGTTCAGCGGCGATACTTTTGGTGTGTCGTACCGTATTTTTGATACCGCAGAGGGTGGTGTGCTGTTGTTTGTCACCACCACGCCGGTGCATTTTGATCCGCAAGCGATGCGCGCCAGTATTGAGCGGATTGCCGCGCTGGAACCTGCGGCGGTGTATCTCACCCATTACGGCCCGGTTGCTGCTGATAACACCAATGTGGCGCAACTGCTGGCGTCACTGGATGCTTTTGTGGCTATTGCTAACGCCGAAAAAGAGCAAAAAGAAGGGCGGGTTGAGCGTATGGCCGCTGCCATTCTTGACTGGCTGATGGCCCGTGCGCAGGAGCTGAACCCGGCGCTGGATGACGCACTCCGCCGGCGCTGGCTGGCGACCGATGCCCGGCTGAATGCGCAGGGGCTGGAGGTCTGGCTCAGCCGTCAGGAAAAATCATCCCAGTAG
- a CDS encoding arsenate reductase ArsC: MKLLFVCTHNRCRSILAEAICRAESNGVFEVRSAGSQPAGVVYPGTLNFLQQQGIRSDDLRSQSWDEFADFAPDVVITVCDSAAGEACPMWMGNSIKVHWGLPDPSKLPEAEQSAAFNQVATTLRERIRALSAIDWSDKTAADIQHVFQQQSGV, translated from the coding sequence ATGAAACTGTTATTTGTTTGTACCCATAACCGCTGCCGCAGCATTCTGGCGGAAGCCATTTGTCGTGCTGAAAGCAATGGTGTTTTTGAGGTGCGCAGCGCTGGCAGTCAGCCAGCGGGTGTGGTGTATCCGGGTACGCTGAATTTTCTGCAGCAGCAGGGAATCCGCAGCGATGATCTGCGCAGCCAGAGCTGGGATGAATTTGCAGATTTCGCCCCGGATGTGGTGATTACCGTCTGCGACAGTGCCGCCGGAGAGGCCTGCCCAATGTGGATGGGCAACAGCATCAAAGTGCACTGGGGATTACCCGACCCGTCAAAATTACCGGAGGCCGAACAAAGCGCGGCGTTTAATCAGGTGGCGACTACTTTGCGTGAGCGTATCCGTGCGCTCAGCGCCATCGACTGGTCGGATAAAACAGCGGCCGATATTCAGCATGTATTTCAGCAGCAGAGCGGAGTCTGA